Within Dysgonomonas sp. HDW5A, the genomic segment CAAATGTATTATAGTCGGTTTTCAGTCCTCGAAGTGGCAAATAAGCAACATTCTCTTTTTCGATACCCAAATCATAATTCTGCATATAGTTTTGCTGTATCTTAATAAAACCCGAAATAATGATTAAGACAATAGCAACTATAAACTGTATGGTAATCAACACATTTCTGATCTGATTTCCTTTAGCTGATAAACTGAATGAGCCTTTTATCGCAGCATCCATCTTAAAAGAAGTTGCATATATGGCTGGGTATAAGTTTACCAAAAAAGTAATCAGCAGGAGTGATACCCCAATAGTCAATATTATCCATATGTTAGATGATAATGCTATATCTGCCTGAAAGAATTCGGCTAATACCGATTCACTAAAGAATTGAATATATATCAGAGCAAGTATGAAAGAAATCAGAGCCAGAAAGGTTCCTTCCAGAGCCAATCCCAATCTCAACAGGCCTGTATTAATCCCCAATATTCTATGTGTATTTAATGTCTTGATACGGGAAGGCACCATAGCCATAGAAATATTCAACAGATTAATAAATGCTATTATCAAAATTAAAATACCGATAGCGAGCAATGATAAGGTCGTGTTTATATTTCCATCTCGTAAATCTTCAACATATAGGTGTAAATCATAAAAGGGTATTAATTGAAGTTCAACTTTGTTATCGGGTTGCTCCTCCATAAACTTAATGAAGTCTTCTCCCAGAAATTCTTTGCTATTTAGTTTCTCTTGCAGAGAAGCGGCAGTATTGGGTTCCAACTCAAGGTACATAAAGTAATTGCTATTCTCTCTGCTATTATCCGGTTGATAAGTGTAACATGCATTTACTATAGTACTATTTTTAGGAAAATCCTTATAAACGGCTGCTATAGTATATTCTTTCTTTGAGAAATGTCCGAAAACGGTTTTTCCTACTGCATTTTCTGTTCCGAATAGTTTTATAGCCGTTTTTGCCGGAATCAATAATCTACCATCTGAAACTAGAGCATCCGCTGCATTTCCATGCAAAATATGCGGAGTAAACACATCTAAAAAACCGGGAGAGGCAGATCGAATAGGCACTTCAAACATTTGCAGATTACCATCCTCTGTTTTTACATCAATTTGAGGTGCAATACTTCCTTCCAAAGATACGGTAGTGTAACTTTTTACTTCCGGAAATTTTGCTGCCATATCTTTAGCATTCGGAATACTGATCCAGGGAGACCGAACCTTCTCTGTCGATTTGTAATAACTAAAGAAGTATGTGTTATCAGCTTTCTCAAAAGATCTATTGTATGTAAAATCGTAATACACCTGTATCGCAACCACTATAAATACTGCAAACGAAACAGATAGCCCCAAGATGTTTATTACAGACGACATCTTATAATGCTTCAGCAGGTGTTTGATATTTTTCAGTATGAAATTCATAATAGTAGTATTTTTACTTTAAGATTAATTCTTGTACATCTCCATAAGTGTCATAAGACGATGTGATTACTTTCTCACCGGATTCCAGTCCACTTATGACTTCATAGTAATTAGGGTTTTGGCGACCTATAGTTATTTTCCTTTTTATTGCACGGCTTCCATCGGCAGTAACCACAAATATCCATTGCCCACCCGTTGCCTGATAAAAGGCTCCTCTTGGTATTAGTATCGCATCTACAGGTTGTCCTAATTGGAGGTTGATATAATAGGTTTGTCCTGCTCTGATATTATCCGGGCGTTCGCCTTCGAATATAAAATCGGTTTTGAATTGTTTTTCTCTCACTTCTGGATATACTTTACGAACACGCAGGGCAAAGTTTTTATCCTGACGTTCGAAAGTGGCGTCTAATCCGGTTCTCACCCTATCAATGTAATGCTCATCAATCAGTGCTTCTACTTTGTAATCCGATAGAACACT encodes:
- a CDS encoding ABC transporter permease yields the protein MNFILKNIKHLLKHYKMSSVINILGLSVSFAVFIVVAIQVYYDFTYNRSFEKADNTYFFSYYKSTEKVRSPWISIPNAKDMAAKFPEVKSYTTVSLEGSIAPQIDVKTEDGNLQMFEVPIRSASPGFLDVFTPHILHGNAADALVSDGRLLIPAKTAIKLFGTENAVGKTVFGHFSKKEYTIAAVYKDFPKNSTIVNACYTYQPDNSRENSNYFMYLELEPNTAASLQEKLNSKEFLGEDFIKFMEEQPDNKVELQLIPFYDLHLYVEDLRDGNINTTLSLLAIGILILIIAFINLLNISMAMVPSRIKTLNTHRILGINTGLLRLGLALEGTFLALISFILALIYIQFFSESVLAEFFQADIALSSNIWIILTIGVSLLLITFLVNLYPAIYATSFKMDAAIKGSFSLSAKGNQIRNVLITIQFIVAIVLIIISGFIKIQQNYMQNYDLGIEKENVAYLPLRGLKTDYNTFGKELTQNSHIIDYTASQFIPGYIGMGWTRGLEGKQVNFSSWPVTPNFLKFFGVKIIEGNDFSEENPSGLEQIVFNNEFMKKYEFDNSIIGKDFECFNKGTIVGVASDINFQSLRNPIRPMAFVILNGTNMLDFIFIKVSGENMPQNIEYIRHTCKKFSDEEFNLTFLNSRLNDLYKNENNMAKLIGLFGIITVVIAIMGVYGLVSFNTRYKQREIAIRKVNGSTIEEIMILLNKNLLLQLFISYVIAVPIAYYIIQQWLDQFAYKAPIPWWLFLSAGMLVLVISAITVSWQSWKAATLNPVEAIKNE